One Lycium barbarum isolate Lr01 chromosome 5, ASM1917538v2, whole genome shotgun sequence genomic window carries:
- the LOC132639190 gene encoding uncharacterized protein LOC132639190, whose protein sequence is MFYVLNSSLTPIPPPKDDDCEEIIAQRKKREEDEFMRRGRILDTLSDCLYNLYTVEPSAKKFWNALEFKYKAEEECTKKFLVSKYFEFKFNDDMPILAQVHELQVIVNQLRVAGIELPASFQVGAIITKLSASWKGYRKKILHDSKDFSLEEIQKHLRIEEESRERDKNENSYSGNNKANALNKPSIKSNKEKQIHVCYDKSLSKTYREVTDEQEVQMGNEGRSNFFGYASNAKAYRPLNLESSVIIEPQIDVKTTFLNGDLDEEVYMEQPEGFVIRRNEHKVYDMFIVSNDMNGIITTERFLSSSFKMNDLGQVDTISGIKIKINSGGYVFNQSHYIEKVLNKFSHLNIKEVYTSFDLSIKLIKNEGRAVAQLKYARAIGSLMYATQCTRPDMAFAVSKLSRFTSNPSIDHWKPLSEFLGFLRKLMICVSNTKSFLLF, encoded by the exons ATGTTTTATGTGCTAAATTCAAGTCttactccaattcctccaccaaaGGATGATGATTGTGAAGAAATTATAGCACAAAGGAAAAAGAGAGAGGAAGATGAATTCATGCGTAGAGGTCGCATTCTTGACACACTTTCCGATTGTCTTTATAATCTATATACTGTTGAACCTTCGGCAAAGAAATTCTGGAATGCTTTGGAATTCAAATACAAAGCCGAGGAGGAATGTACCAAAAAATTTCTTGTTTCTAAGTATTTTGAGTTCAAGTTTAACGATGATATGCCTATTTTGGCACAAGTACATGAACTGCAGGTTATAGTAAATCAGTTGAGGGTTGCGGGAATTGAACTCCCTGCGTCTTTTCAAGTTGGAGCAATTATAACAAAATTGTCAGCATCTTGGAAAGGATATAGGAAGAAAATTCTCCATGATTCTAAAGACTTTTCTTTGGAAGAAATTCAAAAGCACCTTCGAATTGAAGAGGAATCGAGGGAGAGAGATAAGAATGAAAATTCTTATAGTGGCAATAATAAAGCCAATGCTTTGAATAAGCCCTCAATTAAATCCAACAAAGAAAAGCAAA TTCATGTTTGCTATGACAAGTCCCTCTCCAAGACTTACAGAGAAGTTACTGATGAGCAAGAGGTTCAAATGGGAAATGAAGGAAGGTCGAATTTTTTTG GTTATGCCTCAAATGCCAAAGCTTATCGACCTCTTAATTTAGAGTCAAGTGTAATTATTGAACCTCAG ATTGATGTCAAAACAACATTCTTAAATGGTGATCTCGATGAGGAGgtctatatggaacaacctgaagggtTCGTTATTCGGAGAAATGAACATAAAGTTT ATGACATGTTTATTGTAAGCAATGATATGAATGGAATTATAACAACAGAGAGGTTTCTATCTTCCTCATTCAAGATGAATGATCTTGGACAAGTTGATACCATATCGGGTATCAAGATTAAAATAAATAGTGGGGGATATGTATTCAATCAATCTCATTACATTGAAAAAGTGCTAAATAAATTTAGTCACTTAAACATAAAAGAGGTTTATACCTCGTTTGATCTAAGCATCAAGTTAATTAAAAATGAAGGAAGAGCGGTGGCTCAACTTAAGTATGCAAGAGCTATTGGAAGTCTTATGTATGCTACACAATGCACAAGACCAGATATGGCATTTGCAGTTAGTAAATTAAGCAGATTTACTAGCAATCCGAGTATTGATCATTGGAAGCCATTGAGCGAGTTTTTGGGTTTCTTAAGAAAACTAATGATTTGTGTATCCAATACTAAAAGTTTCCTGCTATTTTAG
- the LOC132640439 gene encoding CBL-interacting protein kinase 2-like encodes MEKKGNVLMQKYDLGRLLGQGNFAKVYYGRNLETGQSVAIKVIDKEKVLKAGLIEQTKREISVMALVEHPNVLQLYEVMATKSKIYLVVEHAKGGELFQKLTKGKLKEKLARKYFQQLISAVECCHSRGVYHRDLKPENVLLDDNGNLKVSDFGLSALAESKRQDGLLHTTCGTPAYVAPEVINRKGYDGAKADIWSCGVILFVLLAGYLPFQDSNLMEMYGKIRKAEFKCPNWFPSEVRKLLSRILDPNPHTRISIAKIKENSWFKKGLDSRNAGTKLEEKEKINVDANTLNSISPSESKLELPKPTNLNAFDIISLSSGFDLSGLFVSKDQKEDLQFISVKSASSIMSKLEEVGRNLKLEVMKKEAGFMRLEGSGESSYGTLSIDAEIFEITPSFHLVELKKSNGDKVEYQKMLRQVIRPALDEIVWAWQGEQPNNS; translated from the coding sequence atggagaagaaaggaaatgtactGATGCAAAAATATGACTTGGGAAGATTATTAGGTCAAGGCAACTTTGCTAAGGTTTATTATGGAAGGAATCTTGAAACGGGACAGAGTGTAGCCATAAAGGTAATTGACAAAGAGAAGGTTCTCAAGGCCGGACTGATCGAACAAACAAAGAGAGAGATATCTGTTATGGCACTGGTCGAACACCCGAATGTTCTACAGCTATACGAGGTCATGGCAACTAAATCTAAGATTTACTTAGTCGTTGAACATGCCAAAGGCGGGGAGCTTTTTCAAAAGTTGACAAAGGGGAAGCTCAAGGAAAAGTTAGCTAGGAAGTACTTTCAGCAATTGATTAGTGCTGTTGAGTGTTGCCACAGCCGAGGCGTTTATCACCGTGATCTGAAACCGGAAAACGTTCTTCTGGATGACAATGGAAATCTTAAGGTATCTGACTTTGGGTTGAGCGCATTGGCCGAGTCTAAGAGGCAGGACGGCTTACTCCACACAACGTGTGGGACCCCAGCTTATGTTGCACCTGAGGTGATTAACAGAAAAGGATATGATGGCGCCAAAGCTGACATCTGGTCTTGCGGGGTGATCTTATTCGTTTTGTTGGCCGGTTATCTTCCATTCCAAGACTCAAATCTTATGGAGATGTATGGAAAGATAAGGAAGGCTGAGTTCAAGTGCCCTAATTGGTTCCCATCAGAAGTGCGGAAATTACTTTCTAGGATCCTTGATCCGAACCCTCATACAAGGATTTCGATAGCCAAAATAAAGGAAAACTCCTGGTTCAAGAAAGGGTTGGATTCGAGAAACGCGGGAACCAAAttagaagaaaaggaaaagattAACGTAGATGCCAATACGCTTAACAGTATCTCTCCCTCTGAATCAAAGCTAGAGTTGCCAAAACCTACAAATTTAAATGCATTTGATATAATCTCTCTTTCAAGTGGATTCGACTTGTCTGGTTTATTCGTATCAAAGGATCAGAAGGAAGACTTGCAATTCATTTCGGTGAAGTCTGCTTCTTCTATCATGTCCAAACTTGAGGAAGTTGGCAGGAATCTAAAGCTGGAAGTAATGAAGAAAGAAGCTGGGTTTATGAGATTAGAGGGATCGGGTGAAAGTAGCTATGGGACTCTGTCCATTGACGCTGAAATATTTGAAATTACTCCGTCTTTTCACTTGGTTGAGCTGAAAAAGTCAAATGGTGATAAGGTGGAGTACCAAAAGATGCTGAGACAAGTTATAAGACCTGCTCTGGATGAAATTGTTTGGGCTTGGCAAGGCGAGCAGCCTAATAATAGTTAG